A single Pantoea rwandensis DNA region contains:
- the mdh gene encoding malate dehydrogenase, translating to MKVAVLGAAGGIGQALALLLKTQLPAGSALSLYDIAPVTPGVAVDLSHIPTSVKVEGFSGEDATPALQGADIVLISAGVARKPGMDRADLFNVNAGIVRNLIEQVASTAPKALIGVITNPVNTTVAIAAEVLKKAGVYDKNRLFGVSTLDIIRANTFVAALKGKQPTEIEVPVVGGHSGVTILPLLSQVKGISFSEQEVADLTKRIQNAGTEVVEAKAGGGSATLSMGQAAARFGLSLVRALQGEANVVECAYVEGDGEYARFFSQPLLIGKNGIVERRPLGSLSAFEQQALNGMLETLKKDIAQGEEFVK from the coding sequence ATGAAAGTTGCCGTTCTCGGTGCAGCCGGTGGTATTGGCCAGGCGCTCGCACTGCTGCTCAAGACTCAATTACCCGCAGGTTCCGCTCTCTCACTTTATGATATCGCCCCGGTCACGCCCGGGGTGGCGGTTGATCTCAGCCATATTCCTACCTCAGTGAAGGTGGAAGGGTTCAGTGGCGAAGACGCGACACCTGCGCTGCAGGGCGCCGATATTGTGCTGATTTCTGCGGGTGTGGCACGTAAACCCGGCATGGATCGCGCCGACTTGTTTAACGTTAACGCGGGCATTGTGCGTAACCTGATCGAGCAGGTTGCCAGCACCGCGCCGAAAGCGCTGATTGGCGTGATCACTAATCCGGTTAACACCACGGTGGCGATTGCGGCTGAAGTGTTGAAGAAAGCCGGCGTGTATGACAAGAACCGCCTGTTTGGTGTCTCAACCCTCGACATTATCCGCGCCAACACCTTTGTTGCCGCGTTGAAAGGCAAGCAGCCTACCGAGATCGAGGTCCCGGTGGTGGGGGGGCACTCAGGCGTGACAATTTTGCCGCTGCTGTCGCAGGTTAAAGGCATCAGCTTCAGCGAACAGGAAGTGGCTGACCTCACTAAGCGTATTCAAAACGCCGGCACCGAAGTGGTGGAAGCGAAAGCTGGTGGTGGATCGGCGACCTTATCCATGGGGCAGGCTGCTGCGCGCTTTGGTCTCTCACTGGTGCGTGCGCTGCAGGGCGAAGCAAACGTGGTCGAATGCGCTTATGTTGAAGGGGATGGTGAGTATGCGCGCTTCTTCTCTCAGCCGCTGCTTATCGGCAAGAACGGTATCGTGGAACGTCGCCCGTTGGGTTCTTTGAGTGCGTTCGAACAGCAGGCGCTTAACGGTATGCTGGAAACGCTGAAGAAAGATATCGCGCAGGGCGAAGAGTTTGTGAAGTAA
- the queG gene encoding tRNA epoxyqueuosine(34) reductase QueG: MSYPLDLQQLAHQIKLWGRELGFQQVGICDTNLSAEEPKLQDWLEKQYHGEMDWMARHGMMRARPHELLPGTLRVISVRMNYLPAKAAFASTLKNPQLGYVSRYALGRDYHKVLRNRLKKLGEMIQAHCGELNFRPFVDSAPILERPIAAKAGLGWTGKHSLILNREAGSWFFLGELLIDLPLPVDQPQEEQCGRCVACITICPTSAIVEPYVVDARRCISYLTIELEGAIPEEFRPLIGNRIYGCDDCQLICPWNRYGQLTDEDDFSPRAVLHAPPLVDLFQWDEAKFLRVTEGSAIRRIGHLRWLRNIAVALGNAPWAEENLAALQMRSGEHAMLDEHIDWAIAQQLQKRAAQGVEVQPAKKQRLVRAVEKGLARDA; the protein is encoded by the coding sequence ATGTCATACCCTCTCGATCTTCAACAGCTTGCCCACCAAATTAAACTGTGGGGGCGCGAACTTGGCTTTCAGCAGGTTGGTATTTGCGATACCAATCTCAGCGCTGAAGAGCCCAAATTACAGGATTGGCTGGAGAAGCAGTATCACGGAGAAATGGACTGGATGGCGCGTCACGGTATGATGCGTGCCCGCCCACACGAACTCCTGCCCGGCACACTGCGCGTGATCAGCGTGCGCATGAACTATCTTCCCGCGAAAGCAGCGTTTGCCAGTACCTTAAAAAATCCCCAGTTGGGTTATGTCAGCCGCTATGCGCTGGGCCGCGATTATCACAAAGTATTGCGCAATCGACTGAAAAAGCTTGGAGAGATGATCCAGGCGCATTGTGGCGAACTCAATTTCCGCCCGTTTGTCGATTCCGCACCGATTCTCGAGCGCCCGATTGCCGCCAAAGCAGGCCTGGGCTGGACCGGTAAACACTCGCTCATTCTCAATCGTGAAGCCGGTTCCTGGTTCTTTCTCGGCGAGTTGCTGATTGATTTGCCGTTGCCCGTCGATCAGCCACAGGAAGAACAGTGCGGTCGCTGCGTCGCCTGCATCACTATTTGCCCTACTTCCGCCATCGTTGAGCCTTATGTGGTTGACGCGCGGCGCTGTATTTCCTATCTCACCATCGAACTCGAAGGCGCGATACCGGAAGAGTTCCGCCCGCTGATTGGTAACCGCATCTACGGATGTGACGATTGCCAGCTTATCTGTCCGTGGAATCGTTACGGTCAGTTAACCGATGAAGATGATTTCTCACCGCGTGCGGTGCTGCACGCGCCACCGTTGGTGGATCTTTTTCAGTGGGACGAAGCGAAATTCTTGCGTGTCACGGAAGGCTCGGCGATTCGTCGCATCGGCCACTTGCGCTGGCTGAGGAACATCGCGGTGGCATTGGGCAATGCGCCCTGGGCAGAGGAAAATCTGGCGGCGTTGCAAATGCGTAGCGGTGAACACGCCATGCTGGATGAGCATATTGACTGGGCCATCGCGCAGCAGTTACAGAAACGTGCAGCACAGGGGGTAGAGGTTCAGCCCGCTAAGAAACAGCGCTTAGTGCGCGCCGTCGAGAAAGGCCTGGCCCGTGATGCGTGA
- the argR gene encoding transcriptional regulator ArgR — MRNPSKQDDLIKAFKALLKEEKFSSQGEIVQALQEDGFENINQSKVSRMLTKFGAVRTRNAKMEMVYCLPAELGVPTTTSPLKNLVLDIDYNDALVVIHTSPGAAQLIARLLDSLGKAEGILGTIAGDDTIFITPARSFSVKQLHDAVLVLFEQEL; from the coding sequence ATGCGAAACCCATCAAAACAAGACGACTTGATCAAAGCGTTCAAAGCGTTATTAAAAGAAGAAAAATTCAGCTCTCAGGGCGAAATCGTACAGGCGCTGCAGGAAGACGGCTTCGAGAACATCAATCAGTCAAAAGTTTCTCGTATGCTGACCAAGTTTGGTGCCGTACGCACCCGCAATGCCAAAATGGAAATGGTTTATTGTTTGCCAGCCGAACTGGGCGTGCCGACCACCACCAGCCCATTGAAGAATCTGGTGCTGGATATCGATTACAATGATGCCTTAGTGGTGATTCACACCAGCCCGGGTGCTGCGCAGCTGATTGCACGCCTGCTGGATTCACTCGGTAAAGCGGAAGGCATTCTCGGGACTATCGCGGGGGATGACACCATCTTTATTACCCCTGCACGTAGCTTCTCCGTAAAACAGCTGCACGATGCCGTACTGGTTTTATTCGAACAGGAACTATAA
- the asd gene encoding archaetidylserine decarboxylase (Phosphatidylserine decarboxylase is synthesized as a single chain precursor. Generation of the pyruvoyl active site from a Ser is coupled to cleavage of a Gly-Ser bond between the larger (beta) and smaller (alpha chains). It is an integral membrane protein.): MFDRFKLGLNHILPKKGLTELAGWGASRRGGWLTKAVIDIFVWYYKVDMAEASKPHTGSYRTFNDFFVRPLKEGARPIDPDATLLALPADGAVSQLGRIEGDQIFQAKGHYYSLQALLAGNDDLAEKFVDGEFITTYLAPRDYHRVHMPCNGILREMIYVPGDLYSVNPLTARNIPNLFARNERVICVFDTDHGPMVQILVGATIVGSIETVWAGTITPPREGVIKRWRYPSADHDGAVVLLKGQEMGRFKLGSTVINLFAPGRVKLAESLEAESKTRLGQPLAIALPQPGESAPLAE; encoded by the coding sequence GTGTTTGATCGTTTTAAACTCGGCCTGAATCATATTCTGCCTAAAAAAGGGCTGACCGAACTTGCCGGCTGGGGCGCCAGTCGTCGCGGTGGCTGGCTGACCAAAGCGGTCATCGACATTTTTGTCTGGTACTACAAAGTGGATATGGCCGAAGCCAGCAAACCCCATACCGGTAGCTATCGCACCTTCAATGACTTCTTCGTGCGTCCGCTAAAAGAGGGTGCGCGCCCGATTGATCCCGACGCGACCTTGCTGGCGCTGCCAGCCGATGGCGCGGTGAGCCAGTTAGGCCGCATCGAAGGCGATCAGATCTTCCAGGCGAAAGGCCATTACTATTCGTTGCAGGCCTTGCTGGCCGGTAACGACGATCTGGCGGAAAAGTTCGTCGATGGCGAGTTCATCACCACCTATCTCGCACCGCGCGATTATCACCGTGTGCACATGCCCTGCAACGGCATTCTGCGCGAAATGATTTATGTGCCGGGCGACCTTTACTCCGTCAACCCGCTGACAGCACGTAACATCCCGAACCTGTTTGCACGCAATGAACGTGTGATCTGCGTCTTCGATACCGATCATGGCCCGATGGTGCAGATCCTGGTGGGAGCGACTATTGTGGGCAGCATCGAAACCGTGTGGGCGGGCACCATTACGCCACCACGTGAAGGGGTGATTAAACGTTGGCGTTATCCTTCAGCCGATCATGACGGCGCTGTTGTGCTGTTGAAAGGTCAGGAAATGGGGCGTTTCAAACTCGGTTCGACAGTGATTAACTTGTTCGCACCGGGCCGCGTCAAGCTGGCGGAAAGTCTCGAAGCCGAGAGTAAAACCCGTCTTGGCCAACCGCTGGCGATTGCCCTGCCGCAGCCCGGCGAAAGCGCCCCGCTCGCTGAATAA
- the orn gene encoding oligoribonuclease, whose product MTAGNENNLIWIDLEMTGLDPEQDRIIEIATIVTDANLNILAEGPVFAVHQSDEQLALMDEWNVRTHTNSGLVERVKASQYDDRAAERATIEFLKQWVPANTSPICGNSIGQDRRFLFKYMPELEAYFHYRYLDVSTLKELARRWKPDILPGFKKAGSHQALDDIRESVAELAYYREHFLQL is encoded by the coding sequence ATGACAGCTGGAAATGAAAATAATCTGATTTGGATCGACCTGGAAATGACCGGATTGGATCCGGAGCAGGATCGCATTATTGAGATCGCCACGATCGTCACCGATGCCAACCTGAACATCCTGGCAGAAGGCCCGGTGTTTGCGGTGCATCAGTCTGATGAGCAATTGGCATTGATGGATGAGTGGAATGTGCGTACGCACACCAACAGTGGCCTGGTCGAACGTGTGAAAGCCAGCCAATACGACGACCGTGCTGCAGAGCGGGCGACCATCGAATTTCTCAAGCAGTGGGTTCCGGCCAACACTTCTCCGATTTGCGGCAACAGCATCGGCCAGGATCGTCGCTTCCTGTTCAAATACATGCCGGAGCTGGAAGCCTACTTCCATTACCGTTATCTGGATGTCAGCACGCTAAAAGAACTGGCGCGTCGCTGGAAACCGGATATCCTGCCAGGCTTCAAAAAAGCCGGCAGCCATCAGGCGCTGGACGATATTCGCGAGTCCGTTGCTGAGTTGGCGTATTACCGCGAGCACTTCTTGCAGCTTTAA
- the mscM gene encoding miniconductance mechanosensitive channel MscM yields the protein MRVFLSLLLSLVLSSSVLAATVPPASQLKQELDAAKSAKASPAQAEQVQAIEAAINFLSERDESLERAKQYQQVIDDFPRLARELRQQIATLTDSSKTVRTNMSSAELDQEILQISSQLLEEGRQAQQEQDRAREISDSLSQLPQQQTDARRAMTESDRRAQGFSAAATPLAQAQIYARLAENAANKARVDELELAQLSANNRQELARMRAEVHQRKVTQLDNYLQSLRNQLNNQRQREAELALERTEQLAENSGDLPASISDQFRVNRELSADLNAQAQRMDLVASQQRLATNQTLQVRQALSTLREQSQWLGASNLLGEALRAQVARLPDMPKSQQIDSEMGQLRVQRLHYEDLLERQKDLRKEKQDDGTPFTSEQTRILDAQLKTQRELLNSLISGCDTLILEITKLKVSNTQLQDALGEVKEATHRYLFWTADVSAIDLKYPIDVARDLTRLLSLDTLGQLGKALAMMFTSKETVMPIICAVLLVGFSISSRRHYNAFMARSASKVGKVTQDRFSLTLRTVFWSILVAVPLPVLWAALGFGLQHAWPYPFAVAIGDGITATLPLLWAFMISAAFARHDGLFVVHFRWPQARVARAMRYYSLTVGLIVPLIMLLIAFANLDDPQFSGTLGRLCFILICGALSIVTVSLKRAGIPLYLDKEGNGDNFVNRILWNLMIAIPLVAALASCIGYLATAQALLARLETSVGIWFFLLVIYHIIRRWMLIQRRRIAFDRARQRRADMLANRARSEEEKDQQTPANADTIEIEEPSLDLDEISAQSLRLVRSILTLIALVSVIVLWSEIHSAFSFLDNIPLWDASTTVQGVESVQPITLGAVLIAILVFIITTQLVRNMPALLELALLQHISLTPGTGYAITTLTKYVLMLIGGLVGFSIIGVEWAKLQWLVAALGLGLGFGMQEIFANFISGLIILFEKPIRIGDTVTIRDLTGSITRINTRATTITDWDRKEIIVPNKAFITEQFVNWSLSDSVTRVVLTIPAPAHVNSDEVTNILKQAAERCTYVLDMPAPDVFLVDLQQGIQLFELRVHAAEMGHRMPLRHELHQLILRGFEEHGIEMPFPPFQVRMETLGRKTPASNGSPSSQTFKSGGL from the coding sequence GTGCGCGTTTTTCTCTCTCTGCTGCTGAGCCTGGTGCTCAGCAGTTCTGTATTGGCAGCCACCGTTCCTCCTGCGAGTCAGCTGAAGCAGGAACTGGATGCGGCCAAATCCGCCAAAGCCTCTCCCGCTCAAGCCGAGCAAGTTCAGGCGATTGAAGCGGCGATCAATTTCCTCTCTGAGCGTGATGAATCGCTTGAGCGTGCCAAACAGTATCAGCAGGTGATTGATGATTTCCCACGGCTGGCACGTGAACTGCGTCAGCAGATTGCCACGCTGACCGACAGCAGTAAAACGGTGCGCACCAACATGAGCAGCGCCGAGCTGGATCAGGAAATCCTGCAAATCAGCAGCCAGCTGCTGGAAGAAGGCCGTCAGGCGCAGCAAGAGCAGGACCGCGCACGTGAGATCAGCGATTCACTTTCACAGTTACCGCAGCAGCAGACTGACGCGCGCCGGGCGATGACCGAAAGCGATCGCCGTGCTCAGGGCTTTTCTGCGGCCGCTACGCCGCTGGCTCAGGCGCAGATATATGCCCGACTGGCCGAGAATGCCGCCAATAAAGCGCGCGTGGATGAGTTAGAACTGGCACAGCTCTCCGCCAATAATCGCCAGGAGCTGGCGCGTATGCGGGCGGAGGTGCATCAGCGCAAAGTGACGCAGCTGGATAACTATCTGCAGTCGCTGCGCAATCAACTGAATAACCAGCGTCAGCGAGAAGCGGAACTGGCGCTCGAACGCACTGAACAGCTGGCGGAAAACAGTGGCGATTTACCGGCTTCGATCAGCGATCAATTCCGCGTCAACCGTGAGCTATCAGCCGACCTGAATGCGCAGGCCCAACGTATGGATTTGGTCGCTTCGCAGCAACGTCTGGCCACCAACCAAACGCTACAGGTGCGCCAGGCTCTCAGCACGCTGCGCGAACAATCACAATGGCTGGGCGCCTCGAATCTGCTGGGTGAAGCCTTGCGTGCGCAAGTCGCCAGATTGCCGGATATGCCGAAGTCGCAGCAGATCGACAGCGAGATGGGCCAGCTGCGTGTACAACGACTGCATTATGAAGATTTGCTGGAGCGGCAAAAGGATCTGCGCAAAGAGAAGCAGGATGACGGCACGCCGTTCACCAGCGAGCAAACCCGTATTCTTGATGCCCAGTTGAAAACCCAGCGCGAGCTGCTCAATTCACTGATCTCCGGCTGCGATACACTGATTCTGGAAATCACCAAGCTGAAGGTGTCGAACACGCAGTTGCAGGACGCCCTGGGTGAAGTGAAGGAAGCCACCCACCGTTATCTGTTCTGGACGGCGGATGTCAGCGCCATCGACCTGAAGTATCCGATTGACGTGGCGCGTGACTTAACCCGCCTGCTGTCGCTGGATACCTTAGGGCAACTCGGTAAAGCGCTGGCGATGATGTTTACCAGCAAAGAAACCGTGATGCCAATCATCTGCGCAGTGCTGTTGGTGGGCTTCAGCATCAGCTCGCGCCGTCATTACAATGCCTTTATGGCGCGTTCCGCCAGCAAAGTGGGCAAAGTGACCCAGGACCGCTTTAGCCTGACATTGCGCACCGTGTTCTGGTCGATTCTGGTCGCCGTGCCGCTGCCGGTATTGTGGGCCGCGCTGGGCTTTGGTTTGCAGCACGCCTGGCCTTATCCGTTTGCCGTTGCGATTGGAGATGGCATCACCGCCACGCTGCCGCTGCTGTGGGCCTTTATGATCAGTGCTGCTTTTGCGCGTCATGATGGGCTATTTGTGGTGCACTTCCGCTGGCCGCAGGCGCGGGTAGCGCGTGCTATGCGTTACTACTCTCTGACGGTTGGCCTGATTGTGCCGCTGATCATGCTGCTGATTGCCTTTGCCAATCTGGACGATCCGCAGTTCTCCGGCACGCTCGGTCGCCTGTGCTTCATTTTGATTTGCGGTGCGTTAAGTATTGTCACCGTCAGCCTCAAACGTGCAGGCATTCCGCTGTATCTGGATAAAGAGGGCAACGGCGACAACTTCGTTAACCGCATTCTGTGGAACCTGATGATTGCCATCCCGCTGGTGGCGGCGTTGGCTTCCTGCATCGGCTATCTGGCAACGGCGCAGGCCCTGCTGGCACGCCTGGAAACCTCGGTAGGCATTTGGTTCTTCCTGCTGGTGATTTACCACATTATTCGCCGCTGGATGCTGATCCAACGTCGCCGCATCGCCTTTGATCGCGCCCGCCAACGCCGTGCCGATATGCTGGCGAACCGTGCGCGCAGCGAAGAAGAGAAAGATCAACAAACGCCCGCCAACGCCGATACCATCGAAATTGAAGAGCCGAGCCTGGATTTAGATGAGATCAGCGCGCAGTCATTGCGTTTGGTGCGCTCCATTCTGACGTTGATTGCGCTGGTATCGGTGATTGTGCTGTGGTCGGAAATTCACTCGGCCTTTAGCTTCCTCGATAATATCCCGCTATGGGATGCCAGCACCACGGTGCAGGGCGTGGAGAGCGTGCAGCCGATAACGCTGGGTGCGGTGCTGATTGCCATCCTGGTGTTCATTATTACCACCCAGCTGGTGCGCAACATGCCTGCCCTGCTGGAATTGGCACTGCTGCAACACATCAGCCTGACGCCCGGCACCGGTTACGCTATTACCACCCTGACCAAATACGTACTGATGTTGATTGGCGGGTTAGTCGGCTTCTCGATTATTGGTGTTGAGTGGGCAAAACTGCAGTGGCTGGTGGCGGCATTAGGTCTGGGACTGGGCTTTGGTATGCAGGAGATCTTCGCCAACTTTATTTCTGGTCTGATTATCCTGTTCGAAAAGCCAATTCGTATCGGCGATACCGTTACCATTCGCGATCTGACCGGCAGCATTACCCGCATCAATACCCGCGCTACGACGATTACCGATTGGGACCGTAAAGAGATCATTGTGCCGAACAAGGCCTTTATCACTGAGCAGTTCGTTAACTGGTCGTTGTCGGATTCTGTCACGCGTGTGGTGCTGACCATTCCGGCTCCGGCTCATGTTAACAGTGATGAAGTCACCAACATTCTCAAGCAGGCGGCCGAGCGCTGTACCTATGTGCTGGATATGCCCGCGCCGGATGTGTTCCTGGTGGATTTACAGCAAGGCATTCAGCTGTTTGAATTGCGTGTGCACGCGGCTGAGATGGGCCACCGCATGCCGCTGCGTCATGAGTTGCATCAGTTGATTCTGCGCGGCTTTGAAGAGCACGGCATTGAGATGCCGTTCCCACCATTCCAGGTGCGTATGGAAACGCTGGGGCGTAAAACACCGGCCAGCAATGGCTCACCGTCCAGCCAGACCTTTAAATCTGGCGGCTTATAA
- the yhcN gene encoding peroxide/acid stress response protein YhcN, with amino-acid sequence MNVKTTIATLSVLSALSFGAFAADSINAQQAANLQPAGTISVSGVGGSPMDIHEQLNAKADQEGAKAYRVIEANTGDSYHATAELYK; translated from the coding sequence ATGAACGTTAAAACTACTATCGCAACCCTGAGTGTTCTATCTGCCCTGTCATTTGGTGCTTTTGCAGCAGATTCTATCAATGCCCAACAGGCAGCGAATTTGCAACCTGCCGGCACCATTAGTGTGAGCGGCGTGGGCGGTTCTCCGATGGATATCCATGAGCAGCTGAATGCTAAAGCCGATCAGGAAGGTGCTAAAGCCTACCGTGTGATCGAAGCGAATACCGGCGACAGCTATCACGCCACCGCTGAGCTTTATAAATAA
- the rsgA gene encoding small ribosomal subunit biogenesis GTPase RsgA, which produces MSKNKLSKGQQRRVSANHQRRLQQRNEKPEPDDNLFGEASEGVVISRFGMHADVEDGVGEVHRCNIRRTIRSLVTGDRVLWRAAIGGGKGIVEAVHERKTVLTRPDFYDGVKPIAANIDQIIIVSAILPELSLNIIDRYLVASETLGVEPLLVLNKTDLLDAEARAFVDEQMDIYRKIGYRVLMVSSRAKDGLAELEQALTDRVSIFAGQSGVGKSSLLNNLLGLELAGDEILTNDVSDNSGLGQHTTTASRLYHFPHGGDVIDSPGVREFGLWHLEPEQITRGFVEFREFIGGCRFRDCKHDTDPGCAIREAVEEGTINISRFDNYHRILESMAQVKTRKNFSASED; this is translated from the coding sequence GTGAGCAAAAATAAACTGTCGAAGGGTCAACAACGTCGCGTAAGCGCTAACCATCAGCGTCGTCTGCAGCAACGGAATGAAAAGCCGGAACCGGATGACAACCTGTTTGGAGAAGCGAGCGAAGGCGTGGTGATCAGCCGTTTCGGCATGCACGCAGATGTGGAAGATGGCGTGGGCGAAGTGCATCGCTGCAATATCCGTCGCACCATTCGCTCGCTGGTCACCGGTGACCGTGTGCTGTGGCGTGCGGCGATTGGCGGCGGCAAAGGCATCGTAGAAGCGGTTCACGAACGTAAAACGGTGCTGACCCGTCCGGACTTCTATGATGGCGTCAAACCGATCGCGGCGAACATCGATCAGATCATCATTGTGTCGGCGATCCTGCCGGAACTTTCGCTCAATATCATCGATCGTTATCTGGTGGCCAGTGAAACCCTGGGCGTTGAGCCGCTGCTGGTCCTGAACAAAACCGACCTGCTCGACGCGGAAGCCCGCGCGTTTGTGGATGAGCAGATGGATATCTATCGCAAAATTGGCTATCGCGTGTTGATGGTCTCCAGCCGTGCCAAAGATGGCCTGGCGGAGTTGGAACAGGCCTTAACCGATCGCGTGAGCATTTTTGCGGGTCAATCTGGTGTGGGTAAATCCAGTTTGCTGAACAATCTGCTGGGACTGGAATTGGCGGGTGATGAGATTCTGACCAACGATGTATCTGATAACTCCGGTCTGGGCCAACACACCACCACCGCCTCACGCCTGTATCACTTCCCGCACGGCGGCGACGTGATTGATTCTCCAGGCGTACGTGAATTCGGTTTATGGCATCTGGAGCCGGAACAAATCACCCGTGGATTTGTCGAATTTCGTGAGTTTATCGGCGGTTGCCGTTTCCGCGACTGCAAGCATGATACCGATCCCGGCTGCGCCATTCGCGAAGCGGTAGAGGAAGGAACAATCAACATCTCGCGCTTCGATAACTACCACCGGATTCTGGAGAGTATGGCGCAGGTAAAAACGCGTAAAAACTTTTCCGCCAGCGAAGATTAA
- the nnr gene encoding bifunctional ADP-dependent NAD(P)H-hydrate dehydratase/NAD(P)H-hydrate epimerase, producing the protein MRNQAIEANPRSLPHSVWPAQAIGQLERDAADSLGLTLYELMLRAGQASYERVRAQWPQAQHWLILCGQGNNGGDGYVVARLAQAAGLRVTLLACSGNKPLPEEAQQAQEAWLAAGGVIHAPDAPWPQNIDVIVDALLGTGINRAPAAPYAELIDLANAHAAPIFAIDIPSGLDAATGTTPGNAINADVTLSMIVLKPGLLTGKARDHVGRLHCDALGLNTFLAGETAPMQRYDAADLAHWLKPRKATSHKGDHGRLVVVGGDTGTAGAIRMTAEAALRSGAGLVRVLTHEDNIGPILTARPELMVDALGEETLEQALQWADVIAIGPGLGQRDWAQKALKKVAASEKPMLWDADALNLLAIKPDYRQNRIITPHPGEAARLLGVKTREVERDRLQAAQTLAKRYGGVVVLKGAGTIVASAAGDIAIADVGNAGMASGGMGDVLSGIIAAMLGQKLTLLEAASAGCVAHGAAADAVARQRGTRGMLATDLFELLWQFVNPEMIQQ; encoded by the coding sequence ATGAGAAACCAGGCAATTGAAGCAAACCCGCGCAGTTTACCACACTCTGTCTGGCCTGCGCAGGCGATAGGGCAACTGGAGCGCGATGCGGCGGATAGCCTGGGTTTAACCTTGTACGAATTAATGCTGCGCGCCGGGCAGGCGAGCTATGAGCGAGTGCGGGCACAGTGGCCGCAGGCGCAGCACTGGCTGATTCTCTGCGGACAGGGTAATAACGGGGGCGATGGCTATGTGGTGGCGCGGCTGGCACAGGCGGCGGGATTGCGCGTCACATTGCTGGCGTGTAGCGGCAATAAACCCTTGCCGGAAGAAGCACAGCAGGCGCAAGAAGCCTGGCTGGCGGCGGGAGGGGTGATACATGCCCCGGATGCGCCATGGCCGCAAAACATTGATGTGATCGTCGATGCATTGCTCGGTACTGGCATCAATCGTGCGCCAGCCGCACCTTACGCTGAATTGATTGATCTGGCCAATGCACATGCCGCGCCCATCTTCGCGATAGATATTCCCTCGGGATTGGATGCCGCCACTGGCACCACGCCTGGCAACGCCATCAACGCGGATGTCACCCTGAGTATGATTGTGCTGAAACCGGGATTGTTGACCGGTAAAGCTCGCGATCACGTGGGCCGGTTGCATTGTGATGCACTAGGGCTGAACACCTTCCTCGCAGGCGAGACGGCCCCCATGCAACGCTACGATGCGGCTGATCTGGCGCACTGGCTGAAACCACGAAAAGCCACTTCGCACAAAGGCGACCATGGACGTTTAGTGGTGGTGGGAGGGGATACTGGCACCGCCGGGGCAATCCGAATGACGGCAGAAGCAGCGCTGCGCAGTGGTGCTGGGCTTGTGCGCGTGCTCACGCATGAAGATAATATCGGCCCGATTCTGACGGCACGGCCGGAGCTCATGGTCGATGCGTTGGGTGAAGAAACGCTGGAACAAGCCCTGCAATGGGCTGACGTGATCGCTATCGGACCCGGACTGGGACAACGCGATTGGGCTCAGAAGGCACTGAAAAAAGTCGCGGCCAGTGAAAAGCCGATGCTTTGGGATGCTGATGCGCTTAACCTGCTGGCAATCAAGCCGGATTACCGTCAGAATCGCATCATTACTCCGCATCCTGGCGAGGCCGCACGACTGTTAGGCGTTAAGACCCGTGAGGTCGAGCGCGATCGCTTACAGGCGGCACAAACGCTGGCAAAACGCTATGGCGGGGTGGTGGTGCTGAAAGGCGCAGGCACGATCGTGGCCAGCGCGGCAGGTGACATCGCGATTGCGGATGTAGGCAATGCGGGGATGGCATCCGGCGGCATGGGCGATGTACTGAGCGGTATCATTGCGGCCATGCTGGGCCAGAAACTGACTTTACTTGAGGCAGCCAGCGCGGGCTGTGTCGCACACGGTGCAGCGGCAGATGCGGTTGCCCGGCAGCGCGGTACGCGCGGCATGTTAGCCACTGATTTGTTCGAACTGCTGTGGCAGTTTGTTAATCCAGAGATGATCCAACAATAA